A stretch of DNA from Paenibacillus albus:
ATACTGCCGTTACCGTTTATCGTTATGAACAACAGGATGAAGAACAGCAAAGCGAAGTAATGGAAGAAACAAGAGATGGCGAATAGAAGCCAACTGTACATATGGAGGCTAATAAAATGACAGCAACAACGAGATTACCTGGGCTGAGGGTCGCTGTATATCCGGGGAGCTTCGATCCAGTTACATGCGGTCACTTGGATATCATCCGCCGCGCAGCCAAGCAATTCGATCACTTAATCGTTGCGGTGCTCAACAACACGAGCAAGAATCCGCTCTTCTCGGTGGAGGAACGCAAGGCTTTGCTTGCGGAAGTGACGAAGGACCTGCCGAATGTGACGATTGACAGCTTCCGCGATCTGCTGGTTAATTTCATGCGTGCCCAGGATGCTCATGTCATCGTCAGAGGAATCCGCTCGGTTACGGATTTCGAGTACGAGCTGCAAATGGCGTCAACGAACCATCAGCTCGATGGTGAGATCGAGACGATCTTCATGATGACGAATCCGAAGTGGTCTTACCTCAGTTCCAGTATTGTCAAAGAAATCGCGCGCTTCAAAGGCAACGTGACAGATCTTGTGCCTCCTGTGGTGGCGGAAGCGCTGGTAGAGAAGTACGCGGATCGTTCTTAGTTTTGGCAGTTCGCAGCATGATTAGCAGTGAGCACTAGTGAGCACTAGTGAGCATGGAGTTGTGAGTCACGTTTTTGTCCGCGAAGCTGCCGCAATTGCTGTGGAAATCATGGCAAGAGCGGATACGGCAAGCAGGAAGCTAATCATCAGAACAGGCGTATACGGCCAAAGGGAATGCAGATCGCTCGCGCGAATCGCTGCATCCGTGGCAGCGCCTGTTTTTGTTTGCGTGAAAGCGGGAGCGGCGGAAGGGATGAGGGCTTGCATCAGCTTGCCGGCAGGCTTCCATGCGAGC
This window harbors:
- the coaD gene encoding pantetheine-phosphate adenylyltransferase; protein product: MTATTRLPGLRVAVYPGSFDPVTCGHLDIIRRAAKQFDHLIVAVLNNTSKNPLFSVEERKALLAEVTKDLPNVTIDSFRDLLVNFMRAQDAHVIVRGIRSVTDFEYELQMASTNHQLDGEIETIFMMTNPKWSYLSSSIVKEIARFKGNVTDLVPPVVAEALVEKYADRS